A portion of the Jaculus jaculus isolate mJacJac1 chromosome 5, mJacJac1.mat.Y.cur, whole genome shotgun sequence genome contains these proteins:
- the LOC123460897 gene encoding heterogeneous nuclear ribonucleoprotein F-like, whose amino-acid sequence MGHRYIEVFKSHRTEMDWVLKHSGPNSADSANDGFVRLRGLPFGCTKEEIVQFFSGLEIVPNGITLPVDPEGKITGEAFVQFASQELAEKALGKHKERIGHRYIEVFKSSQEEVRSYSDPPLKFMSVQRPGPYDRPGTARRYIGIVKQAGLDRMRSGAYSAGYGGYEEYSGLSDGYGFTTDLFGKDLSYCLSGMYDHRYGDSEFTVQSTTGHCVHMRGLPYKATENDIYNFFSPLNPVRVHIEIGPDGRVTGEADVEFATHEKAVAAMSKDRANMQHRYIELFLNSTTGASNGAYSSQVMQGMGVSAAQATYSGLESQSVSGCYGTGYSGQNSMGGYD is encoded by the coding sequence ATGGGGCACCGGTATATTGAGGTGTTCAAGTCACATAGAACCGAGATGGATTGGGTGTTGAAGCACAGCGGTCCAAACAGCGCCGACAGTGCCAACGATGGCTTTGTAAGGCTTCGGGGACTCCCATTTGGATGCACAAAGGAAGAAATTGTTCAGTTTTTCTCAGGGTTAGAAATTGTGCCAAATGGGATCACATTACCTGTGGACCCAGAGGGCAAGATTACAGGGGAGGCCTTCGTTCAGTTTGCCTCACAGGAGTTAGCTGAGAAGGCTCTAGGGAAGCACAAGGAGAGAATAGGACACAGATACATTGAGGTGTTCAAGAGCAGTCAGGAAGAAGTTAGGTCATACTCAGATCCACCTTTGAAATTCATGTCTGTGCAGAGGCCTGGGCCTTATGACCGGCCTGGCACAGCCCGGAGGTACAttggcattgtgaagcaggcCGGCCTGGATAGGATGAGGTCTGgtgcttatagtgcaggctatggGGGCTATGAGGAGTACAGTGGTCTCAGCGATGGCTATGGCTTCACCACAGACCTGTTTGGGAAAGACCTCAGCTACTGTCTCTCAGGAATGTATGACCACAGGTATGGAGACAGCGAGTTCACAGTGCAGAGCACCACTGGCCACTGCGTCCACATGAGGGGGCTGCCCTACAAAGCAACCGAAAATGACATTTATAACTTCTTCTCTCCACTCAACCCTGTGAGAGTTCATATTGAAATTGGTCCTGATGGAAGAGTGACGGGCGAAGCTGATGTTGAGTTTGCCACCCATGAAAAAGCTGTGGCAGCTATGTCAAAAGACAGGGCCAACATGCAGCACAGATACATAGAACTCTTTCTGAATTCAACAACGGGGGCCAGCAATGGGGCTTATAGCAGCCAGGTGATGCAGGGCATGGGTGTGTCAGCAGCTCAGGCCACCTATAGTGGCCTGGAGAGTCAGTCAGTGAGTGGCTGTTACGGGACCGGCTACAGCGGTCAGAACAGCATGGGCGGATATGATTAG